The Carcharodon carcharias isolate sCarCar2 chromosome 26, sCarCar2.pri, whole genome shotgun sequence genomic sequence gccaggtcattgagtgtatttaagaccgagatagatcggttcttgattggtaaggggatcaaaggttacggggagaaggcaggagaatggcgttgagaaacttgtcagccatgattgaacggcagagcaaactcaatgggccgaatggcctaatttctgctcctatgtctaataGTCTTATAAGAGTACTGTAAAAGTGCTtccttggctgcaaagtgctttgggacatcctgtactCCTGAAAGGCGCTATGCTTCCCCACCCCCAAGTTCCGGACAACATATCCCAGAATGCCAAGCAGGAACAGAGGGGCATGTGGTTGGAATTTAACCACGTGGTGAGCTCCAGCCCTCAGGGCCGCCCGACAACCGCTTCAGCCCAAACTCACTCGGTGAACTTGCCGGCCCGGGCGGCCACGCTCCTCCGGCAGCAGCGGCCTGAGTCCTGACACCGGGCAGTGAAGCTCAGGCCCTCCCCGGCCGAACCCAGGCCGCACAGCGCCTGGCAACAGCGCACAGCCTTGGCCCGCCGCAGGCTCTTCGCCTGTCTCCATTCCGGCGCGGCGTCCAGCAAGACTTCCAGAACCTTCGGCCCCGTCTCCATAGTCATTGTCAGGCCCCTCGTTGTTTACACGGGACCAGGCGGAAGCTGAAAGGAAAGTGGCCGCAACCAAATTTGGAGGTGGGGCCAACACAACTGCCAGCGGCCTCAGCCTATCAGTTTACTGATCAGGTGGCGGTTATTCACCGCTCGGCCAATCATTGTGAAGGGGCGGGGCTTCCTTCAACATGTTCCCTTGAGTGGCAAACAAGCGGATGAATCCGAGTCAGACAAAAGCAATCGATCCCGGTCTGGTGTCATCCAGGATCTTACTGAAGGAGACTATTCGGCCCATcctacctgtgctggctcttcgaGTAAGTCATCCAATTAGTCCCTCTTCGCTGCACTTTCCCGAGTCTCAAGGTTCCAGACCCACTCCAGAGCTTGAGCACCAAAACTTAGACATTTTGACTACTGGtgtgtgctgcactttcggacAAGACGTTCAACCGAGGTCCCATTTGAATGGATGTAACAGAGCCCATGGTACCATATGGAGGAAAAGCAAGGCAATttatccctggtgttctggccaatttttgtccctcaattaacatcataaaaacagattatttggtcactatctccttgctgtttgtgggagcttgctctgtgcaaattggctgtcacatttcctgcaCTACAACAATGACTCAATTTCAAAAgtattccattggctgtaaactgcTTTTCACAATCGCCAGGAAAGAAATACACTGTAAGTTGcttttctggaatgcactgactgcaaggatggtggaagcagatttaatagtaactttaaaaaggaatttggataaatacttttttttattcatccatgggatgtgggcttcactggctggacctgcatttattgcccatccctagttgcccttgagaaggtggtggtgagctgcctttttgaaccgctgcagtccatgtggtgtaggggagtcaggaggtgagttactcatcacaggattcctagcctctgacccgctcttgtagcccaGTAATTATaagcgctgtataaatgcaagacttcttTTTCTTTCATAGCTTTGTAATTTAATTTCccttcatctcagctccagggcatcactgcaggagttcctcagggtagtgtcctcggcccaaccatcttcagctgcttcatcaatgaccttccaacataaggtcagaagtggggatgttggctgatgattgcacattgttcagtaccattctcaactcctcagatgctgaaacaaTCCATggccaattgcagcaagacctggacaatatccaggcttgggctgaaaagtggcaaaacattcatgccacacaagtgccaggcaacgaccatctccaataagagagaatcgaaccatcgccccttgacattcaattaccAGCAATgaatccccattatcaacatcctgggggttaccattgaccagaaactgaacaggattagccatataattactgggctacaagagcgggtcagaggctaggaatcctgtgatgagtaactcacctcctgactcccctacaccacatggactgcagcggttcaaaaaggcagctcaccaccaccttctcaagggcaactagggatgggcaataaatgcaggtccagccagtgaagcccgcatcccatggatgaataaaaaaaagtatttatccaaattcctttttaaagttactattaaatctgcttccaccatccttgcagtcagtgcattccagaaaagCAACTTACAGTGTATTTCTTTCCTCACATTGCTAGTTCTGGTTCTTTACCCGATTCCCATATCTGTGTCTTCTAGTTATCAACCCTGATGCCACTAGAAATAGTGCCTCTGTACTTATCAGAACGTGCTTTTGGGCATCTCTAACTTCCACTTAACCTTCTTTGCTCAAAAAAGAACAACCCTCGTTTCTCACATTACTGAAGCCCAGCTCTCTCCGTCCAGAGTGCCTATCTAGTTAATCTCAATAACCAATATTTATCTACCAACTGCATTTGTAAAGGACCTGTAATGTAGTAAAATTTCCCAAGGTGCTCCACAGAAgcataatcagggaaaaaaatgATCAacgtcaccaaaacagattatttggccatAGATTGCGTtaatgtttgtgggatcttgctgtgcacaaattgactgctgcgtttccttcattacaacagtgactactcttcaaaaagtattccattggctgtgaagtgctgcaggttgtcctgagactgtgaaatGCACTCCATAAATGCAAACCTATTTTGTTTTGATTCCTAAATATTGACGTCGGATATCCATCCACTTCTCTTTACAATTCAACACACAGACAGATGTTCTTGGCAACAACTCTCTGCCCTGTCGTGGGCAGTGCATTGTTTCATTCTGTGAAGCACTTAATAATTTTAGTTTATACCCAATCCCCAACCAAAAAAATGTACTGatttagcttttttttaaaggGTATTAATTCTCTCAATTCTCTGTTGAGAGAATTAATACcctttaaaaaaaagctaaatattttatataatataaaagcaaaatgctgtggatgctggaaatctgaaacaaaaatagaaaatgttacaaaaactcagcaggactggcagcttctgtggagagagaaacagggttaacgtttccagtctgtatgacccttcttcagagcctacATTTCAATCTACatttgttgggagtttatttcaCAAAACCACTACTCTGGTTGGGTATTCTTCGAATGTATAGTCTTGCTCAAGGCTTGATGATCTTATTTTTATACTATCATCTTAAATCCCCTTCTCCGCATTTGTGGTGGAAACTACCTATGTGAACCCACCCCCTCCTGCCAATGGTGGCTTTGCAGCTCCAGAGTGTAGGTGAAGTTACAGGGTGACAATTTTACCCAGGCAGTTTTCATGATAAATGTAGTTCCAGAAGTTTACAATGGCAAAGAAGGTGATAGGGAGTACGTGCAGAGATTAAATATTTAATACATTGGACATACTGATAattattcaaaaataaaatggTTACATTTACACATTTATTAACGTTTATCTGTGATTAGTTGTTTGTTACTGTTTGAACTCTTGCTTTAACAATTAGTAATGAACTATATACTCTGCGTTATTTTTAGACATTAAAAGGAGCCCTTAAGAGTGTAAATTAattgtaactctctctctctgtgctcgaTATAGGTGGCCCGGCAGACCCGGAAGTTTAGCTTGTGTTAGTTTTGGAGCTGTTGCAGCGTAATGGCTGAAGGATGGAAATAGTCTCCGGGCTTGTGTCTTACGCCCTAGCAAAGTTCCTCTTTCTCTCGCGGCTATCCAATAAAGAAGATGCGGAGAAAATCAAAAAAATGGATGAGAAAGTTTTAGAAGTCTATGGTAAGGTTGCATAAACTCAATAGAGCCTTAGAGATTGTGGTAGTTCAGTAAGGAGGTCAAAGTAATGAAGGGAACTTCAGCGCACCTCATAAAACTGTTATAACCTTTGCATACCACTACAGTAGCTACACTTAGTGTTTATATCTGTCATCCTAATGCAAACGTTGTCCCAAGAGGATGGTTTTAAACATCATATATACATGTACTTTCCATTCAAACTGTCTTTATTCACATACCAGGTAATATCTGTGTAGTGATAGTTCCCCATAATGATGTGATTTCTTAAAAATTACTCATTTATTAGATGTGGGGCTGGCAttaagaccaacatttattgcccatccctgcaactgattggcttgttaggccattcaGAGGGTAGTTACAAATCGGGCAGGTTACTGATAACTTGCTGCCATCTCTAAAAGTTACAAATTAACCCATTGGTCTTGGATTCAGTCTGAGAAGTTGCCCTAAACTCAGTATCACTTGTAAAATTGTTGTTGTACTGATTTTGACTTTGGCAGACTTGAGTCACCCTGTTGGCTCTGCACTGTCCTGTAGGTAGGGAAAGTAGGGAATGTAATCAGACATGTAAGGATGACTGTATGTAGTTCCACTCCCTGCTACTGATTGCTAGCTATATTTTAATATCAGAAAACTGAGTGTCCTGTCAACTTTACTaacattgaaaaatataaaaatagagtTTCAACGTTTCCAGGTCTCCCCAACCTTTTAAATGTTGCTTACACAGGTTGAAGGTATGAAGGgctgtgtgactgtctcctggagaTGGTCTCATGCTAATTACCTTAATGGACCTCCAGTTACTTCACACCTGAAGTACACAACAGTTTGCAGTACTGCAGTGTCAATTGGTGCTGTATGATTTATTGATTTATTTGTCCTTTCAATCTTGTGTAGATGATTAATGAACAATGGTGGTACAGGAGACAGATGATCTCATACTCTCACTGCAGAGATCGTCCACATTAGGCACTTAATACAGAAAATAAATCATTGTGTCTCCTTGACTGTGTTGGGCTGTACATTTCACAGGATGTGTTTCTTTTTTCTGTAAGGCCCTGAAGCTTTGCgaaggtggggagagggagtaAACTGCCATTGAAGCTTCCAAAAATGCTGCCCAACTTTGTGAAGCTTTAGAATCAGTGGAGCATGCATTTGGTTGGGGTTTAGGGGGAAGCAGGGGGAGAGCAGGAGATGGAGTAAAAATTTACAGTCATTAGAACCATAGAAgtatagaaaatttacagcacagaaggccattcgacccatcttatccatgccagcccaaggacacccaggtgcccattctaatcccatcttcctgcacccggcccatagccctgcagcttacagcactttaggtgcagatccaggtattttttaaaagagtttaacgtttctgcctctaccaccaaagtGGGCAGCAAAttcacccactaccctctgcattaaaaagtttttcctcgtgtcccccctacatcttctgccacttatcttgaatctttgtcccctggttcgagaattctccatcaagggaaaccattttatcctgtccactctatctattcccctcataattaaGTGTACATACATTAAGTGTACTTCAGCCCCAAAATGAATGTTTCAGCTTCTAAATTAAGCTAATCAGTTTGGGAAACAAGAATTCTGCTGGTCATTCATTGGTTTTGAATCCATTATGTACACACTCTACATGACAGCTATTAAAGATGGTTAGCATgtctgactttttaaaaattcattcacgggatgtggacttcactggctagagcagcatttattgcccatccctagttgtgcttgagaaggtggtggtgagctgccttcttgaagcgctgcagtccatgtgatgtaggtacacccacagtgctgttaggaagggagttccagcattttgacccagcgacagtgaaggaacggcgatatatttccaagtccgaatggtgagtgacttggaggggaacttccagatggaggtgttcccaactatctgctacccttgtccttctagatggtagtggtcgtgggtttggtaggtgctgtctaagaagccttggtgagtttctgcactgcatcttgtagataatgcacgctgctgttactgtgcattggtggtggagggagtgaatgtttgtggatatggtgccaatcaagtgggctgctttgtcctggatggtgtcaagcttctcgaatattgtgggagctacactcatccaggcaaggggagagtattccatcacactcctgacttatggtTTGTAGATGATGAACATATCTATTAAATTTAAATAGCATTGCCTTCGTGGTACTGTTGTGCTATAGCAAGATGTTGATTTTCAAAGATCAGATCTTATCCTAACCCAGTTGCTATTGTTTATACAACAAAGTGAGTTACCGGACCATTTCAGACTGGAGTCAAGAGTCAACTGCATAGTGTGGGGCAGGTGTTGTCAGTCGGACATACCCGGGGGAGATGAAGCTTTCCCTTCCCTGAGAAATATTAGTGAACCTTAGccatttttattttataaatCACCACAACTATTGAATTGAAGTTTATGATTTcctatgatgggatttgaactcttaaccTTTGCATTGTAAATTCACAACCATAACTGCCATGTTCCAATAGGTGCTTTTGTGCACGGTGGTTTTTCTTACAGAGCAACATGGCTGAGAGCGTTAGTTGCTTATCTCTTTGTCCTGTCAGATTGGGCATGATGTTTGGCCTAAGGAGATTAAAAAAAAGAGATGTTttgaaagttatttttaaaaaagaattgggagagaaaaagggaagccAAGGCTTGCAAAACTACTCACTACCTTTTAAAACTAAGACATGTATATTGCATCATTGGTGGTGAGCTTCCATCACCACATTACCAAGCATTTCTTTTCAAGCTTAAACTGTGTTTGTAAAAAAGAATGATTGTGCCAGCCTGCTTCCAAGTATCAGCCTAAAATCTGTTGTATTAAGTTATCTGCAGACTCTACTTCCCTAGCCATCCTACCTCCAACCTATCTAAAATGTTATCTCCTGTATCACCAAAGTGCATCACTCTGCATCAACAACTTCTACCAACAACACAGTGAAACTCTTAAGACCTtggcctcattttgaattcctcAATTGCCTCACTGCACCCAACTTCTTCACGCTCTTATGTTTTTCCCTGAATGCTTTTGCCCTCTGGCTGCCACCTCttgtgcctccctccctccctttgctTCACCACTGGTGGAAGCACCTTCAGCCAATTTTGCTATACTATcttgaattccctctctaaatctctccctcTTGCTATTTCTCTTCGTCTTCAAAAACCCCTCAAAACCAGTCTTTTTGACTGTGCTCTTGACTGTCCCTCCTGTTAACTACGAGCTTGCAATTTATTTGGTTCTTCCTTGCAAAGTGCTATGTTAAAGATGTTATGTGATCTTACTCCGAGACCACAAGATAGGGTGAAACAGGAATTTGGTGTGCGATGGGGAGCTGAGTAGTGGAGTTTGGAAAGATCTGAATCAGGATTCTGTTGAGATTTAAATGGGTGTTTTGTAATGGGGAATCAAGATAATAATGCTTTGAAACTATTAACTTTTTTGATGTCTTTGTTCTATGTCAGATATTATTCGTACAATTCGTGACCCAGAGAAACCCAACTCTCTGGAAGAGTTGGAGGTGGTAGCTGAAGAATGTATCGAGGTGAAATCGCTAGATGACGATGAGTATCTCATCATTATTCATTTCACTCCAACAGTACCTCACTGCTCTCTAGCCACACTGATTGGTGAGTGaagaaagaacaaacttgcattcatataacaCCTTGCATGCCCTTAGGATGTCGAAACGTACTTACAggaaataaagtacttttgaagcccAATCAccattgtaatgcaggaaacacagcacacagcaaactcccacaaataacaatgtgataatggtaAGATAATTAAGATGTTGGTTGCGGGATAAATATTGGGTCCAGAACGCTGGAGAACAACccttctcttcaaaatagtgccatgcggCCTCTCACATTCACCTGAGGCAGCAGCTGGGGCCTctgtttagcatctcatccaaaacacagcacctccaacagtgcagcactaggAGTGTCTGCCTGGATTTTGTGTTCAAacctctggagtgagacttgaacccacggCCTTCTGTCTCAAAGGCTACAGAGCTATCGCTTAATTATGGCAGATGCATTTGGGTACCAGAAGTGTAATAAGGCAATGGGCATTATAATTAATTCTTGACCTAGGGTtgtcaatgtataaataatcaccttgttaaagacaattgctagttaaacaggtgatgggcattgattattcCATCTAAATAGAAttaaaagatacagctggaacactttgtgtggaagctagtAGCACTGAgaagttgtcttgaaaaataaaccagcttgaaccaaaagaccagcctggattaattcttccactacAACCCCTTACTGTGACTATGGGAGGGAGAGGTGTTGCAATCAGTTGCTTTTGGGTTTTTCCTATTGCCTATTCTTAGAGCAACCTGAACCTTGTCCAGCCTCTACCATTTATCTTTTCTGAATTATATTGAAGGGATGAGGAAAGGGGAGAAGGAATACAGAATCTCCCACTCAAAAACTTATCTGGAACAAGACATCGTACTCATCAGACACTGTAGTTTTATAAACAAATCTATCTGCTGTGCCTCTCTACTCCTTGAATAATGCAGTTTAAGGCTCTGATCGGGAGGGGTCACATAGTAAAAGTTCCCTTTATTCTGCCACTCCATGCTTATCAGAGCTCAACACCATTTTCGCACATATGCCTTCATACATTTCCTGATGACAAGTTTGCATTTGTCATTTATCTGTCTTGGTGTGCGATGTTATCAGTCTGTCACTCTTCCAGATACAACAAACTCTCTACAGCCCCTCTAATGCACCACGCCCAGCCCACAACAAGTGAAGTGTCCCAGTGATGGCTGCTTGGTTCTTTCTGAGCAGGTGGGCAGTCTGATGACTACTGTAATCAGAGACCAATGTGAATATCTGCTCACAATAACAAAGTTTTGAGTCATAATGTCAGGGCTGCCATTtaatcttcctctccacccccattCCCTTGCAAACTTCCTGCTGTCACCAAGGTTACGTGCTGACCTGTACTGAAATTCCTGCAAAGCTTGGTTTGATAACGGTGTTCTCCTCAGCCCTGAAATAAGAACAAGACGGACGCTATTTAAGTGCTTTGCAGTATTAGCACCACGCCATTGTTGCTGAGTTttaagagggagatgagagtctcCCACAGCTGTTGTATTATTTTTACAGGTTTCTGACCTTCAAATAGAATTAACCTCCCAATGACTTGGTGCTCAGAGCTGTCAGTCTTCAATAAACAAAATGGGAGTCTAGTTCCTGGGCATTGTGCTTCCTGTTTCGTCCTTGCAGCAGGTTGTGACCTATGCTAAACATTTAAAAGTAATTATATTTGAGGGTTAAAGGGTCAAAGGTCAAAGGGCATTGAATCAAGTTTCTTGTCAGAAGTTGAAAGCATTTTCTCACAGTTGACCATTGGAGCTTTGTTCTTCTCTAAATAATCTATTGACAAAACTAATTACTTGTTGCACAAGGCATGGGAAAAAATTGGACATGGGAGAGTGTTATCCTAGTCTACTCTTATTTAgtgaaatcttttttaaaaagcaatgaGGGTGAAAGAAGATTGTTTGACagtggtttaaaaagctgcacttTGATCTCTGGGGCTTAGCTTGGGTTCAATGCAGATTTAAAGGCTGAAAGTCTCTGCACTGCTAGGATGTATGTGTCCAACGTAAAATGGGTTTGGGGAGTCTTTGCTTATTCTGTTTTAGGCTCAAGCCAATGGCATAACTGATCCTAAAACATCAGTCTCACCAAACTGGGAAATGACTAGTTATAGCCTTATATTCACAGGTGCTCTTCTGTGGATAAGGATTAGGGTGTATTAATGGGACACAGTAGGAGGAACTATACTCTCAGCTGGGAGCATAGGATGGAGAATTCGGGCTACAGTATTTTTTAAAGCCCTAACTCCCTTTGTCTGCAGCTTTAAGTGCTTGATAGTAACACTGGTGCAGAAAATTAGAGAAACATTCACATTTCTCAGCACTGATACCCTTCAGCTTGATGGGTATTATTCTAAAATGAATTTGTTTCCTTAAAGGTCCTGTTTATGCTTCAAGGGCAGGGCTCAATGCAGTGATCCCTACTTCCTGTTCATAGTAATGtggaaagaacttgtatttatttagcgcttttcacaaccacaggatgctGTAAGGGGCTTTACAGATAATGGAGTAGTTTACAAGTACAATTGTTATCGTAAttcaggaaacgtggcagccagttTTGCATACAGGAATATTAGCATTTATTGATAAATTTACAATCAAGCTAATGATTTGTCAATGGAATAAATGGCCAGATAAGTTGTTTAAGTGATGTTTGTTTACAGATAAAtattgtgggatcttttacatccacctgagaggacacctggggcctcaatttaatgttacatctgaaagacaacacctctgactattcagcacaccttcagtactgcacGGGGAATGCCAGCCTGGACCATGTACTTCAACCTCTGGATGAGGGAACTCTCATGAAAGGGATTGTATGTTGAAAAATTACCAAAGGCAATACTGGCATCTCCCTGGTGGCTCAGTGGACCTACCAAGGGTTAGCTGAGCCAAATGGTGGTTATGGTTCAATTCTTGGTCTGTGTTGAGTTGGGCAGCACAGCAGGCTTCAGACAAGGGAGAGGGAAAATCAAGCAGGGTTTCCACTGTTGATCATTATCACTCTGAAAGGGCATGTCTGATCTTCAGGTGAGGATAAGATCAGGCTTTGTCTGATGTCCCCAAAGAGCCTGCCAACAAAGGGCAGAGATTAATTAGTGCCCTTGAAGCTGTACCTCAGCAAGGAGTCTTCAAAATAGAATGGGAGAGAATTGGTAGGGAATAGGAAAGTAAATGGCTATGAAAGGTATTGGCGATAACATATTTTATGCATaagttttccatttttttttctacATGCTTGTAGGTCTCTGTCTACGAGTCAAGTTGCAAAGATGCTTACCGTTCAAACATAAAGTAAGAAAAAGTGTTGTGTTGCTTCATCCCTCCACTTTCTATTGAGCTGGATCTTGACATTTTATTTTGATGATAGGGTGTTGCTTAATGTATTCCTCTATAgctttccaaaaaaaaacactggGCCTGGCTTCAACAGTACATATGTGATGAAGAACATTGCTACAGCATCTTGTCATTGAGGAACCTTCCACCCTTAGATGGACATGGGCAAAAGAACATgggaaccaccacctgcaagttcccctccaatatgcaccatcctgacttggaactgcatcaccattccttcactgtcactaggtcaaaacctggcactccctccctaacagtgctgtgcgtgtacctacacctgaTCGACTGCAGCgactcaaaaaggcagctcagcaccatctcaagggcagttagggatcaACAATAAAATCCAAGTTATAGACCAATGTTCATATATCAAACACAAGTAGAGTAATTGAGAAGAGAAGGTGATGCCAAATGTTGAAAACCTGAGTttgtaaaaaaaagaaaaggtCCGAGCTAAGTGTTGAAATTCTGGAAGAGATTGAGTTCTAGATCTTGATGAGTTTAACGCAACGTTTGAGTGTATTCTCATCTGAGCTTGGCTATGCTCCATTAGATATACATAGGGACAAGAAGAGGTCATtcagttccaccattcagtgagttcatggctgatctgtatcttgccTCAATCCTCCCGCCAAGGCTCTTTTCGAAGGTAAATGATTGAGCCAATTGGCAATGCTGTATTTTCAAACTCACCAACTTGAATTTACCCCATTCTAACCTGGAGTTACATCTCTTTGTGAGTGAAACTGGATGAAGCTCTTTCACTGCCGCTAAGTTTCCATTTTGTCAACATGTTTTTGAACTGATCCCT encodes the following:
- the ciao2a gene encoding cytosolic iron-sulfur assembly component 2A isoform X2, which gives rise to MEIVSGLVSYALAKFLFLSRLSNKEDAEKIKKMDEKVLEVYDIIRTIRDPEKPNSLEELEVVAEECIEVKSLDDDEYLIIIHFTPTVPHCSLATLIGLCLRVKLQRCLPFKHKLEIYISEGSHSTEEDINKQINDKERVAAAMENPNLREIVEQCVIEPDD
- the ciao2a gene encoding cytosolic iron-sulfur assembly component 2A isoform X3, with the translated sequence MEIVSGLVSYALAKFLFLSRLSNKEDAEKIKKMDEKVLEVYDIIRTIRDPEKPNSLEELEVVAEECIEVKSLDDDEYLIIIHFTPTVPHCSLATLIVGNLHL
- the ciao2a gene encoding cytosolic iron-sulfur assembly component 2A isoform X1, which codes for MEIVSGLVSYALAKFLFLSRLSNKEDAEKIKKMDEKVLEVYDIIRTIRDPEKPNSLEELEVVAEECIEVKSLDDDEYLIIIHFTPTVPHCSLATLIGLCLRVKLQRCLPFKHKLSKKKHWAWLQQYICDEEHCYSILSLRNLPPLDGHGQKNMGTTTCKFPSNMHHPDLELHHHSFTVTRSKPGTPSLTVLCVYLHLIDCSDSKRQLSTISRAVRDQQ